A region from the Hypericibacter adhaerens genome encodes:
- the hemN gene encoding oxygen-independent coproporphyrinogen III oxidase — translation MKDSIRARYAEERLPRYTSYPTAPHFTGAVSARRYDKWLASLPAAPASLYLHIPFCRSMCWYCGCHTTVARRDRPILDYLAALRREIELVADRLTQPLPVRQIHFGGGTPTILAPVDFAGLVRLLRQRFPLERDAETAVEIDPRTLAPAMIGAFGEAGVTRANLGVQSFDVRVQEAINRRQGFEQTAAAVTALRAAGIDSIGFDLIYGLPHQTVRSCLETVEACVALRPGRIAVFGYAHLPGFKKHQRKIDEAALPGGSARHDQAEAIAEALMAAGYRRIGIDHFALPGDRLAEASAKGALHRNFQGYTTDSAETLIGFGASAIGRLPQGYVQNETVLGAYAERVQRGELATARGYRLTAEDRLRGELIERLMCDFEVDVAAICARHGAAPAELMRSANRLEALAADGIVQVEGSVVRLADDSHFLARTVASAFDAHLGARPGGFSRAV, via the coding sequence ATGAAGGACTCCATCCGGGCGCGCTATGCCGAGGAGCGCCTGCCCCGCTATACGAGCTACCCGACCGCACCACATTTCACCGGCGCCGTGTCCGCCCGCCGCTATGACAAATGGCTGGCGAGCCTCCCGGCGGCCCCGGCCTCGCTCTATCTGCATATTCCGTTCTGCCGGTCCATGTGCTGGTACTGCGGCTGCCACACCACCGTGGCCCGCCGCGACCGGCCGATCCTCGACTATCTCGCCGCCCTCCGCCGCGAGATCGAGCTCGTCGCCGACCGGCTCACGCAACCGCTGCCGGTCCGGCAGATTCACTTCGGCGGCGGGACCCCGACCATCCTCGCGCCCGTCGATTTCGCGGGCCTGGTCCGTCTTCTGCGCCAACGCTTCCCGCTGGAGCGCGATGCCGAGACCGCCGTCGAGATCGATCCGCGGACGCTCGCCCCCGCCATGATCGGAGCCTTCGGCGAGGCCGGCGTGACGCGCGCGAATCTCGGGGTGCAGAGCTTCGATGTCCGGGTGCAGGAAGCCATCAACCGCCGCCAGGGCTTCGAGCAGACCGCGGCGGCGGTTACGGCTTTGCGCGCCGCCGGCATCGACAGCATCGGTTTCGACCTGATCTACGGCCTGCCGCATCAGACGGTGCGCTCCTGCCTCGAGACCGTCGAGGCCTGCGTGGCGCTGCGCCCGGGCCGCATCGCGGTCTTCGGCTATGCGCATCTGCCGGGCTTCAAGAAGCATCAGCGCAAGATCGACGAGGCGGCCCTGCCTGGCGGCAGCGCCCGGCACGACCAGGCCGAGGCCATCGCCGAGGCCCTCATGGCAGCCGGCTACCGGCGCATCGGCATCGATCATTTCGCGCTGCCCGGCGACCGCCTCGCCGAGGCCTCGGCGAAGGGAGCGCTCCATCGCAACTTCCAGGGCTACACTACCGATTCCGCCGAAACCCTGATCGGCTTCGGCGCCTCGGCCATCGGCCGGCTGCCGCAAGGCTATGTGCAGAACGAGACCGTGCTCGGCGCCTATGCCGAGCGGGTGCAGCGGGGCGAGCTGGCGACGGCCCGCGGCTACCGGCTGACGGCGGAGGACCGGCTGCGAGGCGAGCTCATCGAGCGGCTCATGTGCGATTTCGAGGTGGATGTGGCCGCGATCTGCGCCCGGCATGGCGCGGCGCCGGCCGAGCTGATGCGCTCGGCCAACCGGCTGGAGGCGCTGGCGGCCGACGGCATCGTCCAGGTCGAAGGCTCTGTCGTGCGGCTCGCCGACGATTCACATTTCCTGGCGCGGACGGTGGCCTCGGCCTTCGACGCCCATCTCGGCGCGAGGCCCGGCGGCTTCAGCCGCGCGGTGTAG
- a CDS encoding ferritin-like domain-containing protein: protein MTDDSTSPAAAGHMTVNRAGGRITLGTEQHKQLFCRMLLDSHDPYKPAVIAWPKLDDEAFARLTGLPVWDMAVRVEGEASMAVGTYAATIQDPLLREAVTMDAGEEARHRLVLGKMVEFYGIKLAAEPDYPPPPDPELAFLQTGYGECFDSFFAFGLFELARRSGFFPPELVETFEPVIQEECRHILFFVNWRLWHRRQLPWYRRTLFDLRCLAIFAGRIKARAASAKDVGDQRNFTAVSSKAIKTDLKARDLLALCLAENDRRMARYDSRLPRPQLVPTLVRLALKFIR, encoded by the coding sequence ATGACCGATGACAGCACGTCGCCTGCGGCGGCCGGTCATATGACCGTCAATCGCGCCGGTGGCCGGATCACCTTGGGGACGGAGCAGCACAAGCAGCTTTTCTGCCGCATGCTGCTCGATTCCCACGATCCCTATAAGCCCGCCGTCATCGCCTGGCCCAAGCTCGACGACGAGGCCTTCGCGCGCCTGACCGGCCTGCCGGTCTGGGACATGGCGGTGCGCGTCGAGGGCGAGGCCTCGATGGCGGTCGGAACCTATGCCGCCACCATCCAGGACCCGCTGCTGCGCGAAGCTGTGACCATGGATGCCGGCGAGGAGGCGCGCCACCGGCTCGTGCTCGGCAAGATGGTCGAGTTCTACGGCATCAAGCTGGCGGCCGAACCCGATTATCCGCCGCCGCCCGATCCCGAGCTCGCTTTCCTGCAGACCGGCTATGGCGAATGCTTCGACAGCTTCTTCGCCTTCGGCCTGTTCGAGCTGGCGCGCCGTTCCGGCTTCTTCCCGCCCGAGCTGGTCGAGACCTTCGAGCCGGTGATCCAGGAGGAATGCCGCCACATCCTGTTCTTCGTGAATTGGCGGCTATGGCATCGCCGTCAGCTGCCCTGGTATCGGCGTACCCTGTTCGACCTGCGCTGCCTGGCGATCTTCGCGGGCCGCATCAAGGCGCGCGCCGCCTCCGCGAAGGATGTCGGCGATCAGCGCAACTTCACGGCCGTCAGCAGCAAGGCGATCAAGACCGATCTCAAGGCCCGCGATCTCCTGGCCCTGTGCCTCGCCGAGAACGACCGTCGCATGGCCCGCTATGACAGCCGGCTGCCGCGTCCGCAGCTGGTGCCGACGCTGGTCAGGCTCGCGCTGAAGTTCATCCGGTAG
- a CDS encoding tetratricopeptide repeat protein, which produces MTGGPASRAQTQAALKAHAAGNRVEAQRLYRAALALDPDDAAALHGLGLLVFEGGEREQGLALLEKAVRNAPQSAEFRRHHAHCLALAGSLDPAIAAFGALLKLPDTEADDWTRLGILQAQRGLYGDAAASFEGALSRLAPSSPERIASLRRLGQAQRRAGLGSAAVRSWMTALTLDRGQTEIALHLGDLLLELGRPAEAETVYRQALAAKPDALDLQINLGVMLREAGRSEEAEAAFRAALGLDPASALARRNLALALHDRGRDEEALAEIQAVLKTAPQDPPALTVAASLLLALDRPAEALELADRVSRLEPGSTRVQAIRARSLLKLDRSEAALEAAHAVQRASRDADALHDAASVFRDLGLMEPAIGCYRQAIAARPGYVDAHVNLGGALLSCGQFAEGWQEYEWRWQRSPGRERRNRPLPQPFWDGARPLSGRLLVWNEQGIGDEILFSSLLPEIARDLGCILECDPRLVGLLGRSLPGVELVARRQPPQLDPRLLASDIVAQIPAGGLAALLRPTLESFAGKGDAYLRPDPERRQALRTRYDDGRLLVGIAWHTIADSAQGRSLTLERLEPVLRTPGVRFVSVQYGDHAEEIAALARRSGVELLQDASVDPMTDLDGFAAQLAAVDLVVTIDNSTAHFAGALGVPCWVLLPHWAEWRWQREGSASIWWRSLRLFRQTKRNDWRGPLADLAAALAQRLSGKDAATVGSPEPRFETALSLYQSKEFPAAAAMLERLVGREPRRGEAWHLLGVIRSQAGDAEGALAALERAVALNPRDAEALGNLARLQVARKRQDLAAPLLQQAVVSAPHDAGLWRDLARAKRSLGDTDGAIEALERVLALRPADAAAMIDLAGLFARRGDPRRAHELYAKAAALDPKDAPVQRQLAEGFRNLGLLAEARTAALRAVALDPGHAFGHALLGDILRMMEDFAGAEAALDRALALAPDLMLANFYKGLLENDLTRVDSAIAWLDKALALDPEHADLHWNRAVMNIRRGRWREGFAEYEWRFRSSLFVGGPHPPLPVRPKPEELAGRRVWLTAEQGIGDAIQFLRYAARVARAGATPILEAPAELLDLARSTAGVAEVIARGSTPPAHDIALPLMSLPHVFGTEIDTVPADVPYLHPDPAAAAAWAKRLEALPRPRIGLAWQGNPAHRNDRNRSIALARLKPLIEATPAGWVSLQKGTGSEQVAAADLSGRLYEAGPGLRDFADTAALVANLDLVVTIDSAVAHLCGALGRAVLLLLPWSPDFRWMLDRPDTPWYPTMRLLRQAQRRDWSVPLAELRSILAGAGPGGFQLFPERARQTARQKLEAQVAELSARLARAPQDVALLTRLSSLERALGRSGAAVALARRALLQEADSPPALAALGHALSDQGDVEGAIAAYEALLRRQPENVSALANLSTLRLRRIGGVAGTIGPIATDRPLAEAIGDALSLARRALAIDPGSAPAILAVGAALMRAGDVDGAADAYERALAIEPAHAIALVNLTLLCLRQGRAAEAEALGRRAVAVAPDHPQAHWHLALALLTNSKLREGWEEFAWRWLTPFEQAQRRRWPWPQWRGERLDGKLLVWNEQGIGDELMFSSLLPELARRADLTVECDPRLMTLLGRSLPDVALRARPPSPVDGGPQPQGIVAQVSAADLPRLLRPDLGSFAGHGGAYLEADPARRDSLRRRYGLERSRLGLAWHTASRTDAEARRVPLAMFLPLLRDRRLHVISLQYGDHQAEIRALAAQGGAITLDPAIDPLTDLDGFAAQIAALDLVITIDNSTAHMAGALGVPCWVLLPYAAEWRWLRDREDCVWWPSLRLFRQERRGDWSAPLARLQAELAGWLETRGAPVPGVPSTSEIEAAHRRFQQLRDAGKLDEAAALLEDWLRRHPDNAGLLAELSVIERKRRHVEASLAHARHAAAIAPDFAPAQLALGAALSDIDEVDAAADAYEKVLVKAPDNNVALTNLSALRLRQGRAAEAEALGRRAVAVAPEHGSAHWNLSHALLSNGNFREGWAAYEWRWKAGTLDAEKRDWPWPPWQGEPLQGRRILVFAEQGFGDTLQFVRLLPALKALGATVLLEVQPALKRLLANAPGVDRIFARGDRLPPVDFQVPLMSLPHRLGLTLETIPAPVPYLAAEPEARAAWRQRLSNLKRPHVGLCWQGGREHKVDRWRSLPLARLTPLIAASDASFISLQKEDDRAEIAAAGLEGRLRSVAAELGDFADTAALIEDLDLVICVDTAVGHLAGALGKPVWLLLGFAPDFRWMRDRADNPWYPFHRLYRQERWGDWSVPLAGIGRALPGILAEFPGPTVPPAASTNLKK; this is translated from the coding sequence ATGACAGGCGGGCCAGCCTCGCGCGCCCAGACGCAGGCCGCGCTCAAGGCCCATGCGGCGGGCAACCGCGTGGAGGCGCAGCGTCTCTACCGGGCCGCGCTGGCCCTGGATCCGGACGACGCAGCGGCACTTCACGGCCTTGGCCTGCTGGTCTTCGAGGGCGGCGAGCGCGAGCAAGGGTTGGCGCTGCTCGAGAAGGCGGTTCGGAATGCGCCGCAATCGGCCGAGTTCCGCCGTCATCATGCTCATTGCCTGGCGCTGGCCGGCAGCCTCGACCCCGCGATCGCGGCCTTCGGCGCGCTGCTGAAGCTCCCTGACACGGAGGCGGACGACTGGACCCGCCTCGGTATCCTTCAGGCGCAGCGTGGGCTGTACGGGGACGCTGCAGCTTCGTTCGAAGGCGCGCTGTCGCGGCTGGCCCCAAGCTCGCCGGAGCGGATCGCCAGCTTGCGCCGGCTGGGGCAGGCGCAGCGTCGCGCCGGTCTCGGGTCCGCCGCGGTCCGATCCTGGATGACGGCCTTGACGCTCGATCGCGGACAGACCGAGATCGCGCTCCATCTGGGCGACCTGCTGCTGGAGCTCGGCCGGCCGGCCGAAGCGGAAACGGTCTATCGGCAGGCGCTGGCCGCCAAGCCGGACGCGCTCGATCTGCAGATCAATCTGGGCGTGATGCTGCGCGAAGCCGGCCGCAGCGAGGAGGCCGAGGCGGCCTTTCGCGCCGCCCTCGGCCTCGATCCGGCATCGGCGCTGGCCCGCCGCAACCTGGCGCTGGCGCTTCATGACCGCGGCCGGGACGAAGAGGCGCTCGCGGAAATTCAGGCCGTGCTGAAGACAGCGCCCCAGGACCCGCCGGCCTTGACGGTCGCCGCCAGCCTGCTCCTGGCCCTCGATCGTCCCGCCGAGGCGCTGGAGCTTGCGGACCGGGTCTCACGGCTCGAGCCGGGGAGCACGCGCGTCCAGGCCATCCGCGCCCGCAGCCTGCTGAAGCTCGATCGGAGCGAGGCGGCGCTCGAGGCGGCGCACGCGGTGCAGCGGGCATCGCGCGATGCGGATGCGCTGCATGATGCGGCCTCCGTGTTCCGCGATCTGGGCCTGATGGAGCCCGCCATCGGCTGCTATCGCCAAGCGATCGCCGCCCGGCCGGGCTATGTCGATGCGCATGTGAATCTGGGCGGCGCGTTGCTCTCCTGCGGGCAGTTCGCGGAGGGCTGGCAGGAATATGAATGGCGCTGGCAGCGCTCGCCTGGAAGGGAGAGGCGCAACCGGCCGCTGCCCCAGCCGTTCTGGGACGGCGCGCGGCCGCTTTCCGGCCGGCTGCTGGTCTGGAACGAGCAGGGCATCGGCGACGAGATCTTGTTCTCGAGCCTGTTGCCCGAGATCGCCCGCGATCTCGGCTGCATCCTCGAATGCGATCCGCGGCTGGTCGGGTTGCTGGGCCGGTCCCTGCCGGGAGTCGAGCTGGTGGCACGGCGCCAGCCGCCGCAGCTCGATCCGCGCCTGCTCGCGAGCGACATCGTCGCGCAGATTCCGGCCGGCGGGCTGGCCGCGCTGCTGCGCCCGACGCTCGAGAGCTTCGCCGGCAAGGGCGATGCTTATCTCCGGCCCGATCCCGAACGTCGCCAGGCCCTGCGCACCCGCTACGACGACGGCCGCCTGCTGGTGGGCATCGCCTGGCACACCATCGCCGACAGCGCCCAGGGCCGTTCCTTGACGCTCGAGCGGCTGGAGCCGGTGCTGCGGACGCCCGGCGTCCGTTTCGTCTCGGTCCAGTACGGCGATCATGCGGAAGAGATCGCGGCGCTGGCCCGGCGCAGCGGGGTTGAGCTGCTCCAGGACGCCTCGGTCGACCCGATGACGGATCTCGACGGTTTCGCGGCGCAGCTCGCGGCGGTCGATCTGGTCGTCACCATCGACAACAGCACGGCGCATTTCGCCGGCGCGCTGGGCGTGCCCTGCTGGGTTCTCCTGCCGCATTGGGCGGAGTGGCGCTGGCAGCGGGAGGGATCCGCCTCGATCTGGTGGCGTTCCTTGCGGCTCTTCCGCCAGACGAAGCGCAACGACTGGCGCGGGCCCCTGGCCGATCTGGCGGCGGCTCTCGCGCAGCGGCTTTCGGGCAAGGATGCCGCCACCGTCGGATCGCCGGAACCGCGGTTCGAGACGGCGCTGTCGCTCTATCAATCGAAGGAATTTCCCGCCGCGGCGGCGATGCTCGAGCGGCTGGTCGGCCGCGAGCCTCGGCGCGGCGAGGCCTGGCATCTGCTGGGCGTGATCCGCTCCCAGGCCGGCGACGCGGAGGGTGCGCTGGCGGCGCTGGAGCGGGCCGTCGCTCTCAACCCGCGCGATGCGGAGGCGCTGGGCAATCTCGCGCGGCTTCAGGTCGCGCGCAAGCGCCAGGACCTGGCCGCGCCCCTGTTGCAGCAGGCGGTGGTATCGGCGCCCCATGATGCCGGGCTGTGGCGCGACCTGGCGCGTGCGAAGCGCAGCCTTGGCGACACCGATGGCGCGATCGAGGCGCTGGAAAGGGTGCTGGCGCTGCGGCCGGCAGATGCGGCGGCGATGATCGACCTGGCCGGTCTGTTCGCCCGCCGCGGCGATCCGCGCCGGGCCCACGAGCTTTATGCGAAGGCGGCGGCGCTCGATCCGAAGGACGCCCCGGTCCAGCGGCAGCTCGCCGAAGGCTTCCGCAATCTGGGCCTTCTCGCGGAGGCCCGGACCGCGGCGCTTCGCGCCGTCGCCCTCGATCCCGGCCATGCTTTCGGCCATGCCCTGCTGGGCGACATTCTCCGCATGATGGAGGATTTCGCGGGTGCCGAGGCGGCGCTCGACCGGGCGCTGGCGCTCGCCCCCGATCTCATGCTCGCCAACTTCTACAAGGGCCTGCTCGAGAACGACCTGACCCGCGTCGATTCCGCGATCGCCTGGCTCGACAAGGCCCTGGCGCTCGACCCCGAACATGCCGATCTGCACTGGAACCGGGCGGTGATGAACATCCGCCGCGGGCGCTGGCGCGAAGGCTTCGCCGAATATGAGTGGCGGTTCCGTTCCTCGCTCTTCGTCGGCGGTCCGCACCCGCCGCTGCCGGTCCGTCCGAAACCCGAAGAGCTGGCGGGCCGGCGCGTCTGGCTCACGGCCGAGCAGGGGATCGGCGATGCGATCCAGTTCCTGCGCTACGCGGCGCGGGTGGCACGGGCCGGTGCGACGCCGATCCTGGAGGCTCCGGCTGAGCTTCTCGATCTCGCACGCTCGACCGCCGGCGTTGCCGAGGTGATCGCGCGCGGCAGCACGCCGCCCGCGCACGATATCGCCTTGCCGCTCATGAGCCTGCCTCACGTCTTCGGCACCGAGATCGACACCGTGCCCGCCGATGTCCCTTACCTCCATCCCGATCCGGCGGCCGCGGCGGCCTGGGCGAAGCGCCTCGAGGCCTTGCCGCGCCCGCGCATCGGTCTCGCCTGGCAGGGCAATCCCGCTCATCGCAACGACCGCAACCGCTCGATCGCCTTGGCGCGGCTGAAGCCGCTGATCGAGGCAACCCCTGCGGGCTGGGTCAGCCTGCAGAAAGGCACGGGCAGCGAGCAGGTGGCGGCGGCCGACCTGTCGGGCCGCCTCTACGAGGCCGGGCCGGGCTTGCGCGATTTCGCCGACACCGCGGCGCTGGTCGCCAATCTCGATCTCGTCGTCACGATCGACAGCGCGGTCGCGCATCTTTGCGGCGCCTTGGGTCGCGCCGTCCTGCTGCTGCTGCCCTGGTCGCCCGATTTCCGCTGGATGCTCGATCGTCCCGACACGCCCTGGTATCCGACGATGCGTCTCCTGCGCCAGGCGCAGCGGCGCGACTGGTCGGTGCCGCTGGCGGAGCTTCGGTCGATTCTCGCGGGCGCAGGTCCAGGCGGCTTTCAGCTTTTCCCGGAGCGTGCGCGGCAGACAGCCCGGCAGAAGCTCGAGGCGCAGGTCGCCGAGCTTTCCGCACGGCTGGCGCGAGCGCCGCAGGACGTCGCGCTCCTGACGCGACTGTCCTCACTCGAAAGAGCCCTGGGACGGAGCGGGGCCGCGGTCGCGCTGGCACGGCGTGCGCTGTTGCAGGAAGCAGATTCGCCGCCGGCCTTGGCGGCCTTGGGCCACGCTCTGTCGGACCAGGGCGATGTGGAGGGCGCGATCGCGGCCTACGAGGCCCTTCTCCGGCGACAGCCGGAGAATGTCTCCGCGCTCGCCAATCTTTCGACCCTGCGGCTGCGCCGGATCGGCGGCGTGGCCGGGACCATCGGACCGATCGCGACGGACCGGCCGCTCGCGGAAGCGATCGGCGATGCGCTCTCGCTGGCGCGACGCGCGCTGGCCATCGATCCCGGCTCCGCCCCGGCGATCCTGGCCGTGGGCGCGGCGCTGATGAGGGCCGGCGATGTCGACGGCGCGGCCGACGCCTATGAGCGCGCCCTCGCGATCGAGCCCGCCCATGCCATCGCGCTGGTCAACCTGACCCTGCTGTGCCTGCGCCAGGGACGCGCGGCGGAAGCGGAGGCGCTCGGACGTCGCGCCGTTGCCGTCGCGCCCGACCATCCGCAGGCTCACTGGCACCTGGCGCTGGCGCTGCTGACCAACAGCAAGCTGCGCGAAGGATGGGAGGAATTCGCCTGGCGCTGGCTCACGCCCTTCGAGCAGGCGCAACGGCGCCGATGGCCCTGGCCGCAATGGCGGGGCGAGAGGCTCGACGGAAAGCTCCTGGTCTGGAACGAGCAGGGGATCGGCGACGAGCTGATGTTCTCGAGCCTGCTGCCCGAGCTGGCCCGGCGGGCCGATCTCACGGTCGAATGCGATCCGCGCCTGATGACGCTGCTCGGCCGGTCGCTGCCGGATGTCGCCCTGCGGGCCCGTCCGCCATCGCCCGTGGATGGCGGCCCGCAGCCGCAGGGGATCGTGGCGCAGGTCAGTGCCGCCGATCTGCCGCGGCTCCTGCGCCCCGATCTCGGCAGCTTCGCCGGCCATGGCGGCGCGTATCTCGAAGCCGATCCGGCGCGGCGCGACAGCCTGCGCCGGCGCTACGGGCTCGAGCGGTCGCGCCTCGGCCTCGCCTGGCATACGGCTTCCCGCACCGACGCCGAAGCCCGCCGCGTCCCGCTGGCGATGTTCCTGCCCTTGCTGCGCGACCGCCGGCTGCATGTCATCAGCCTTCAATATGGCGATCACCAGGCCGAGATCCGCGCGCTGGCGGCACAAGGTGGCGCGATCACCCTCGATCCGGCCATCGATCCCCTGACCGATCTCGATGGTTTCGCGGCCCAGATCGCCGCGCTCGACCTCGTCATCACGATCGACAACAGCACGGCCCATATGGCGGGTGCCCTGGGCGTGCCCTGCTGGGTGCTGCTGCCCTATGCCGCGGAGTGGCGCTGGCTCAGGGATCGGGAGGATTGCGTCTGGTGGCCCTCCCTGCGTTTGTTCCGGCAGGAGAGGCGCGGCGATTGGTCGGCGCCGCTGGCCCGTCTCCAGGCCGAGCTGGCGGGCTGGCTCGAGACGCGTGGCGCCCCGGTGCCCGGCGTCCCATCGACCTCGGAGATAGAAGCCGCGCATCGCCGATTCCAGCAGTTGCGCGATGCCGGAAAGCTCGATGAGGCGGCGGCGCTGCTCGAGGATTGGCTGCGCCGGCATCCCGACAATGCCGGCCTGCTGGCCGAGCTCTCCGTCATCGAGCGCAAGCGCCGTCATGTCGAGGCGTCGCTTGCCCATGCGCGCCACGCCGCCGCCATCGCGCCCGATTTCGCGCCCGCGCAACTGGCTTTGGGCGCGGCCCTGTCCGATATCGACGAGGTCGACGCGGCGGCCGATGCCTATGAGAAGGTTCTGGTCAAGGCGCCGGACAACAACGTGGCCCTCACCAACCTCTCGGCCCTGCGGCTGCGCCAGGGCCGGGCCGCCGAAGCGGAAGCGCTCGGCCGGCGGGCCGTCGCGGTCGCGCCCGAGCATGGCTCCGCCCACTGGAACCTGTCCCACGCGCTGCTCAGCAACGGCAATTTCCGCGAGGGCTGGGCCGCTTATGAATGGCGCTGGAAGGCGGGAACGCTCGACGCAGAGAAGCGCGACTGGCCCTGGCCGCCCTGGCAGGGCGAGCCGTTGCAGGGCCGGCGGATCCTGGTCTTCGCCGAGCAGGGATTCGGCGACACCCTTCAGTTCGTTCGCCTGCTGCCGGCCTTGAAGGCGCTCGGGGCGACGGTCCTGCTCGAGGTCCAGCCGGCCTTGAAGCGCCTGCTGGCGAACGCACCCGGCGTCGACCGGATCTTCGCCCGCGGCGACCGGCTGCCTCCGGTCGATTTCCAAGTGCCGCTGATGAGCCTGCCGCATCGCCTCGGCCTGACGCTCGAGACGATACCGGCGCCGGTTCCCTATCTCGCCGCGGAGCCCGAGGCGCGCGCCGCCTGGCGGCAACGGCTGTCCAATCTGAAGCGGCCGCATGTCGGTCTCTGCTGGCAGGGCGGGCGCGAGCACAAGGTCGATCGCTGGCGATCGCTGCCGCTGGCGCGTCTGACGCCGCTGATCGCGGCCAGCGATGCCTCGTTCATTTCCCTGCAGAAGGAGGACGACCGGGCGGAGATCGCGGCGGCGGGTCTCGAGGGCCGGCTGCGTTCGGTCGCTGCCGAGCTCGGCGATTTCGCCGACACGGCGGCCTTGATCGAGGATCTCGATCTCGTGATCTGCGTCGATACGGCCGTGGGCCATCTGGCCGGTGCGCTCGGCAAGCCGGTCTGGCTACTGCTGGGCTTCGCGCCCGATTTCCGCTGGATGCGCGACCGTGCGGACAACCCCTGGTATCCGTTCCACCGTCTCTACCGCCAGGAGCGGTGGGGAGATTGGTCGGTGCCGCTCGCGGGGATCGGCCGCGCGCTGCCGGGAATCCTGGCGGAGTTCCCCGGCCCGACGGTCCCGCCGGCCGCATCCACAAATCTGAAAAAATAG